One Bosea sp. 685 DNA segment encodes these proteins:
- a CDS encoding MBL fold metallo-hydrolase yields MTDHRLAFTFLGSGAPPVSLRRAGPSHLIEAAGRKLLVDCGSGVSQRLVAASHRGADIDLLIVTHEHSDHLVDFYQLVVSSWHQGRNRPWRVLAPTPALANMRAQYEAFARERALRIAFEKRPDATGLEVIFEELREGIVSGLGDLAIEAFLVDHKPVEPAFGLSFSRGDSRIVFSGDTRLTPSLEKAAQGCDLLVCEVFIASQMPVVAGVRSAETVASVQSYHMTPEVVAGLALRSGAKTLALTHLVPPAADTAALAREIRAAGYAGALVVGEDLMRLEWPERLLSWNGATIGF; encoded by the coding sequence ATGACGGATCACAGACTAGCCTTCACCTTCCTCGGCAGCGGCGCACCGCCGGTCAGCCTGCGCCGCGCCGGCCCCTCGCATCTCATCGAGGCGGCGGGGCGCAAACTACTGGTCGATTGCGGCTCGGGCGTCAGCCAGCGCCTTGTCGCCGCCAGCCACCGGGGCGCCGATATCGACCTGCTCATCGTCACCCATGAGCATTCCGACCATCTCGTCGACTTCTACCAGCTCGTCGTCTCCTCCTGGCATCAAGGCCGCAACCGGCCCTGGCGCGTCCTGGCCCCGACCCCGGCGCTCGCCAATATGCGCGCGCAATACGAGGCCTTCGCCCGTGAGCGCGCCCTGCGCATTGCCTTCGAGAAACGCCCTGACGCCACGGGGCTGGAGGTCATCTTCGAGGAGTTGCGCGAGGGGATCGTTTCCGGCCTCGGCGACCTCGCGATCGAGGCCTTCCTCGTCGATCACAAGCCGGTTGAGCCGGCCTTCGGGCTTTCCTTTTCCCGTGGCGATAGCCGCATCGTCTTCTCCGGCGATACGCGGTTGACGCCATCGCTGGAAAAGGCGGCACAGGGCTGCGACCTGCTCGTCTGCGAGGTCTTCATCGCCAGCCAGATGCCGGTCGTCGCGGGCGTCCGTTCCGCCGAGACCGTCGCCTCGGTCCAGAGCTACCACATGACGCCGGAGGTGGTGGCGGGGCTGGCGCTGCGCTCGGGCGCAAAAACGCTGGCGCTGACCCATCTCGTGCCACCCGCCGCCGACACCGCTGCGCTCGCCCGCGAGATCAGGGCGGCAGGCTATGCCGGTGCGCTGGTCGTCGGCGAGGATCTGATGCGGCTGGAGTGGCCGGAGCGGCTCTTGAGCTGGAATGGGGCAACGATCGGGTTTTGA
- a CDS encoding propionyl-CoA synthetase, giving the protein MNAPHASGYAETYARWRVDPEGFWAQAAQAVEWIKPPKAIFDAMQGAYGRWFPDASCNTCFNALDRHVRDGRGEQAALIYDSPVTGTKATYTYAQMLDEVATLAAVLQDLGVGKGDRVILYMPMIPEAAFAMLACARIGAVHSVVFGGFAAKELATRIDDATPKLILTATCGIEPSRVVEYKPLLDAAIDLADHKPQHCLVLQRPQADASMHVARDRNWRTLTAAAKAAGRKAECVEVAATDPLYVLYTSGTTGRPKGVVRDNGGHMVALKWTMDNLYDVRPGEVMFTASDVGWVVGHSYIVYGPLLQGATTVLYEGKPVGTPDPGAFWRAIAEHKAVALFTAPTAFRAIRKEDPQAKHLAGHDLSHFRALFLAGERADPDTLKWAEEILKVPVIDHWWQTETGSCIVGNPIGLELLPIKHGSPTVPLPGYDVQCLDEGGRPAPAGTMGAIVVKLPLPPCALPTLWQDDERFREGYLAAFPGYYNTSDAGFIDADGYVFIMGRTDDIINVAGHRLSTGGMEEVLASHPAVAECAVVGIKDALKGEQPCGFVVLKSGVTQSPAEVERELVALVRDRIGPVAAFKLALTVNRLPKTRSGKILRATMKKIADGEDYAMPATIEDAAVLGEIGLALKGRGLG; this is encoded by the coding sequence ATGAATGCCCCGCATGCAAGCGGCTATGCCGAGACCTATGCGCGCTGGCGGGTCGATCCGGAAGGATTCTGGGCGCAGGCCGCCCAGGCTGTCGAATGGATCAAGCCGCCCAAGGCGATTTTTGACGCGATGCAAGGGGCCTATGGTCGCTGGTTCCCCGATGCGAGCTGCAACACCTGCTTCAATGCGCTCGACCGCCATGTCCGCGACGGCCGGGGCGAGCAGGCGGCGCTGATCTATGACAGCCCGGTCACCGGCACGAAGGCGACCTACACCTACGCGCAGATGCTCGACGAGGTCGCGACGCTTGCCGCCGTTCTGCAGGATCTCGGCGTCGGCAAGGGCGATCGCGTTATCCTCTACATGCCGATGATCCCGGAGGCGGCCTTTGCCATGCTCGCCTGCGCCCGGATCGGGGCGGTGCATTCGGTCGTGTTCGGCGGCTTCGCGGCCAAGGAGCTGGCGACGCGCATCGACGACGCGACGCCCAAGCTCATCCTGACGGCGACCTGCGGCATCGAGCCGAGCCGCGTCGTCGAATACAAGCCGCTGCTCGACGCCGCGATCGACCTCGCCGATCACAAGCCGCAGCATTGCCTCGTGCTGCAGCGGCCGCAGGCCGACGCCTCGATGCATGTCGCCCGCGACAGGAACTGGCGCACGCTGACGGCCGCCGCCAAGGCCGCCGGCCGCAAGGCGGAGTGCGTCGAGGTTGCCGCGACCGACCCGCTCTATGTGCTCTACACCTCCGGCACGACGGGCCGCCCCAAGGGCGTGGTGCGCGACAATGGCGGCCATATGGTCGCGTTGAAATGGACGATGGACAATCTCTACGACGTGCGGCCCGGCGAGGTGATGTTCACCGCCTCCGATGTCGGCTGGGTCGTTGGCCACAGTTATATCGTCTACGGGCCGCTGCTGCAGGGAGCGACGACTGTTCTCTACGAGGGCAAGCCGGTCGGCACGCCCGATCCCGGTGCGTTCTGGCGGGCCATCGCCGAGCACAAGGCGGTCGCGCTCTTCACCGCGCCCACCGCCTTCCGGGCGATCCGCAAGGAGGATCCGCAGGCGAAGCATCTTGCCGGCCACGACCTGTCGCATTTCCGGGCGTTGTTCCTGGCCGGCGAGCGTGCCGATCCCGATACGCTGAAATGGGCGGAGGAGATCCTGAAGGTTCCGGTGATCGATCATTGGTGGCAGACCGAGACCGGCTCCTGCATCGTCGGCAACCCGATCGGCCTGGAGTTGCTGCCGATCAAGCATGGATCACCGACCGTGCCGCTGCCGGGTTACGACGTGCAATGCCTCGACGAGGGCGGCCGGCCCGCACCAGCCGGGACGATGGGGGCGATCGTGGTCAAGCTACCGCTGCCGCCCTGCGCGCTGCCAACGCTGTGGCAGGATGACGAGCGCTTCAGGGAAGGCTATCTCGCGGCTTTTCCCGGCTATTACAACACCTCGGATGCCGGCTTCATCGATGCCGACGGCTATGTCTTCATCATGGGCCGCACCGACGACATCATCAATGTCGCCGGCCACCGGCTCTCGACCGGCGGCATGGAGGAGGTGCTGGCCTCGCATCCAGCCGTGGCGGAATGCGCCGTGGTCGGCATCAAGGATGCGCTCAAGGGCGAGCAGCCCTGCGGCTTCGTCGTGCTGAAATCTGGCGTGACCCAAAGCCCGGCCGAGGTCGAGCGGGAGCTGGTCGCGTTGGTACGCGACAGGATCGGCCCGGTGGCGGCTTTCAAGCTGGCCTTGACCGTCAACCGGTTGCCGAAGACGCGCTCGGGCAAGATCCTGCGCGCCACGATGAAGAAGATCGCCGATGGCGAGGATTACGCCATGCCTGCGACAATCGAGGATGCGGCCGTGCTGGGCGAGATTGGGCTTGCCTTGAAGGGCAGGGGACTGGGGTAG
- a CDS encoding DUF1013 domain-containing protein has product MSNPPLMPKATAVWLVENTSLTFEQIAEFCKLHPLEVRGIADGEVAAGIKGLDPITSGQLTREELERAAKNPSHHLKLAERRVKVPEMKKSKGPRYTPVSKRQDRPNAILWLLRNHPELKDAQVIRLIGTTKSTIAQIRDRTHWNAQTLSPIDPVSLGLCSQIDLDFEVGRAAKDRPAAIAEIGSTLLPAEETTAPAPALNQTFADMGKPKRQEEEAIDVDSVFSKLKQLKRPAEDDEED; this is encoded by the coding sequence GTGTCGAATCCCCCGCTGATGCCGAAGGCCACCGCGGTCTGGCTGGTCGAGAACACGTCCCTGACCTTCGAGCAGATCGCCGAGTTCTGCAAACTCCACCCGCTCGAAGTGCGCGGCATCGCCGATGGCGAAGTCGCCGCCGGCATCAAGGGCCTCGACCCGATCACCTCCGGCCAGCTCACCCGCGAGGAGCTCGAGCGCGCCGCCAAGAACCCGAGCCACCACCTCAAGCTCGCCGAGCGCAGGGTGAAGGTGCCGGAGATGAAGAAGTCCAAGGGGCCGCGCTACACGCCGGTCTCCAAGCGCCAGGACCGCCCCAATGCGATCCTCTGGCTGCTGCGCAACCACCCCGAACTCAAGGACGCGCAGGTCATCCGCCTGATCGGCACGACCAAGTCGACCATCGCCCAGATTCGCGACCGCACCCACTGGAACGCCCAGACCCTGTCGCCGATCGATCCCGTCAGCCTCGGCCTGTGCTCGCAGATCGATCTCGACTTCGAGGTCGGCCGCGCCGCCAAGGACCGTCCCGCCGCGATCGCCGAAATCGGCTCGACCCTGCTCCCCGCCGAAGAGACGACCGCGCCGGCGCCCGCGCTCAATCAGACCTTCGCCGATATGGGCAAGCCGAAGCGCCAGGAAGAAGAGGCCATCGACGTCGATTCGGTCTTCTCCAAGCTGAAGCAGCTCAAGCGCCCGGCCGAGGACGACGAGGAAGACTGA